In Desulfobaculum bizertense DSM 18034, the sequence GGTTACATCTTCGCTTAACGGCCTAATGAATTTTCGCCCACTCGACAAGTTCATGCACAGTATTTGCACTTATGTAAAATTGCATGCTTCTGACGATTTTGAGGGCAGGATGGATTGGGGGGAATTGGGGCGCTGCCCCAGCCCGTAAGGGCTGGATGGGTGGGTGGGGGAAATTGGGGGCGCCGCCCCCAAACCCCCGCCCAAGGGAATGATTCCCTTACGTATCCTCATCGAGTTTGAATTCGTTTCACGCTTCGCGTGAATGAAATTCAAACTTGTTGGGCATAACGTCGAGAGCCTCTTTCTCTTTCTCGCGTGTTGCCACCATTTTCTTTTTGAACGCTTGCGTTCAAAAAGAAAATAAGTGCGGCAGAAAAAGGCAGAAGAACACGTGCTAGGGAAACGCCCACTAGCTCAAAAAAGACGGCTGATGGAGAGGAAAGCGAAGCTTTCATCCCATTCAGCCGTCTTTTTTGAGCGATAGCGGGATTCCCAAGGGCCTCGTCCTTGGGCAGGGTCAAGGGGCGGCGCCCCTTGCAGAGCACGAGACGGAGTCTCGTAATTCCCATATTCCATAAAAAAAGGCGGCCCTATGCGAGGGCCGCCAGCTTCCATAAGAGGCAGAGACAAACGAACAATTATTCTGGGCTGATAGTGCCGTCCTGCATCATCTGCTGAATCTGAGCGACGTCTTTGTCACCGCGTCCGGAGAGGTTAACGATGATGATTTTGTCGCTGGAGAGGGTTGGAGCGAGTTTCAGGCCCTGAGCGAGGGCGTGGGAAGACTCGAGAGCGGGGATAATACCTTCTTCTCGTGAGAGGGTGAAGAAGGCGTTAACGGCTTCCTTGTCGGAGGCGGCGACATACTCAGCGCGGCCTGCGTCTTTAAGGTAGCTGTGCTCTGGTCCAACGCTGGGGTAGTCGAGGCCGGCAGAGATGGAGTAGACGGGGGCGGCTTCACCTTTTTCGTCTTTGAGCATGTAGGAGCGGAAGCCGTGGAGGACGCCGGGTTCGCCGAGGCAGAGAGATGCGGCATGGTTACCGGGGGTCATGCCACGGCCTGCGGGTTCAACGCCCTGCATGCGAACGCCTTCGTCGCCGACAAAGGGGTAGAAGAGGCCGATAGCGTTGGAGCCACCGCCGACACATGCGAGGAGGTAGTCGGGGAGTTTTCCTTCAAGCTCGAGGATCTGCTTGCGGGCTTCTTTTCCGATAACGGACTGGAAGTCGCGCACCATGGCAGGGTATGGGTGCGGACCAACGGCGGAGCCGAGGAGGTAGAAGGTATTCTGAGCATCGGCAACCCATGCGCCGAGTGCTTCGTCGACGGCTTCTTTGAGTGTGCGCTGGCCGCTCATTGCGGGAACGACTTTGGCGCCCATCATTTCCATGCGGAAGACGTTGAGCTTCTGGCGTTCGATGTCGGTTTCGCCCATAAAGATGGTGCATTCCATACCCATGAGGGCGGCGGTAGCGGCAGTTGCAACGCCGTGCTGACCTGCACCGGTTTCGGCAATGATTTTTTTCTTGCCCATGTGCTTGGCGAGCAGGATCTGTCCGATGGTGTTGTTGACCTTGTGAGCGCCGAGGTGGTTGAGGTCCTCGCGCTTGAGGTAGAGCTTTGCACCACCGAGCTTTTTGGTGAGGTTGCTACAGAAATACAGGGGGGTAGGACGGCCGGAAAAATGTTTCAGCAGTCGCTTAAATTCGTTGATAAATTCTGGAGTGTCTTTGACTTCGTCATAGGCGTTGGAAAGCTCGTTTACAACGGTCAGAAGTTCGTCAGGAATGAACTGTCCACCGTATTCGCCGAAGAAGCCGTCTGCATTAGGAAGCATGGTCATTGAAAAATCTCCTCAAATTTTTTCGGGGAGATTACCGACCGCAGAAAGGGGGGAAGCATAAAAAAAACCGCGGTCTGTAATCTACCGCGGTTCGTATGTCGTTTTAGTCTGTCTCGGACAACAACGTCTCACGCGGCTCTGTTACCAGAGCCACCACCAAGAATAACTGGAAGTGAGTGTGTTGTTGATATTTTGCATGGGCTTATGCTGGCTCAAGCCGGGGGTGCTTGTCAAGCAGGGAAGCAAAAAAAGCAAAATAAGTCTGTAACAGCTCAAAATACATTGTTTTTTAATCTGAAAGGCTAATCCTGTACAAAGTCCTGCCAGGGTTTCCACGAGGCTACAGCCTGGGCAATCATCTCATAACCCGCGCCACTGGGGTGAATCCCGTCAGAGGCGACAACATTCTGTACATATGCGGTCAGGTCCTCAATGTGCTCAAACATGTTGCAAAAGGGGACGCTGTACTCGTCGCAGAGTGCCTGAAGGCGGTCAGAAAGTTCGCTGTTGCGGGCGGTGTGCTCTGGGTTGGCAACGGGCGGCGGTCCAACAAACAGCGTTTTGCTCTTCTGGCAGGATTCCAAAATTTTTTTGGTGTTGGCTTCAACTTCTTCGATACTCGCGCCCTGCTTGCCTTCACGCACGGCCATGTCGCCTGTACCGTAGGAAAAAACGTAGCGCGTTTCTTCAAAAGACAGTTCGCGAGCGGCGCTTTCGGCCTGCCAGCGCTGTGAGACTTCGAGACTTTTTTCGCGGCGAACACCAAGGTTATAGCAGGTGACGTTTTTCCCCGCTGCGCAGAGTTCGGAGCAGAGGCGGCCTGCCCAGCCCTTGCATTCTTCGTCGCGAAGACCGTTCACAATAGAGTCACCAAGGAAGCAGAAAATCATGAGTTCTCCTCGTTTGTTCAGAAGGAAGGGGGCAGGGGCATCACCGCAAGGAGCATTGCCTGAACGCAAAAAGGCCCACTGAACACAGCGGGCCTCTTTGGAAAGATGTTGGCTGGAAGACTAGTCTTCTTCGTTTTTCCAAGACTGCTTAATATAGAAAATGCAGATCGCGAGCGAAATAATGCCCGTAAAGAACCAGAAAAAGTCCATACCTCACTCCTTCTTGATATTTTCTGCCTTGGTCATATCGGGAATCGACGCTTATATCAACTCAAGAAGCGCGACACACTCGACGTGTGCACTGTGCGGGAACAGGTCCACGGGCTGCGCTTCGACCAAAGCATATTTTTCCGAAAGAATCTGAATGTCACGAGAAAGCGTTGTCGGGTTACATGAAACGTACACGATTTTTTTCGGTTCTGCATTCATGATGGCCTTCACAACGTCGGCGTGCATGCCCCTGCGCGGCGGGTCAGTGATGACAACATCAGGCTTTTTCGTCCCTTCTGCCAGCAGCTTACGGACATCACCTGCCAGAAAACGGCAGTTCGACAATCCATTTTTCTCCGCATTGATGCGCGCATCTTTGACCGCGGAATCAACCTCTTCCATGCCCACGACGCTCTTGGCTTTTTGCGCCATCACCAGCGACAGGCCACCAGAACCACAGTACAGATCCCATACGGTTTCCGTGCCTGTGAGCTGTGCGTAATCACGCGCCTTGGCGTAGAGCAGCTCGGCTGCGTGGGTGTTGGTCTGGAAGAATGAATTGGGCGAAATGCGGTAGTTCAGGCCCAGAACGGTTTCTTCAATTTCTGGTTCGCCCAGCGCAACCTGTGTCCTTTCGCCGAATGCCAGTGCGCTTTTGGCCTTGCGGGAAGAATGAACAAAGCTTGTCAGCTCTGGGAAGCGTTCCTGGAGGAATCCACCAAGTGCCCGCGCTACGGCCTGTCCCGGTCCGGGGGCCGTAATCAGGTGCAGCATGGTCTGTCCTGTGTTTTTGCCCTCGCGTACAACAAGGAAGCGCCACAGGCCTTCTCCCGTAATGGGACTATAGGACGGAATTCCAGATTCAGCGCAGAATTCACGCGTTGCCTTGACGGCTTCCATTGCAAATTTCGACTGCAGCCCACAGTGTTCAACATTTACAATGGATGTGTCAGAGCCGCGTTTATGCAGGCCAAGGCGCAGCGGTGAGCCGCTTCCTCCACCCGTAAATGCGAACTCCATTTTGTTTCGGAATTCCTGCGTCTCAGGGGATGCCAGCGTCTCCAGCACGCGAGGCTCCTCTTCGCCACCAAGGCGCGACAGGCTATCTACAACGAACTGGCGTTTCCATTTCAGCTGCTCTGCGTAGTCCAGGTTCTGGAAGCTACAGCCGCCGCATTTCCCAAAGTGAGGGCAGAATGCTACAATATCATGTGGACCCTGTTCCAGGCATTTGGTCGCCTCGGCTTCACCAAAACGCTTCTTCAAACGTGTGATTTTGGCCTCTACTCGCTGCCCCGGAAGTGCTCCCTCTACGAAGAAAACAAAACCTTCCGTTCGCGCTACTCCGCGTCCACCAAATGCCAGACCATGCACGGTCAGCTC encodes:
- the trpB gene encoding tryptophan synthase subunit beta, giving the protein MTMLPNADGFFGEYGGQFIPDELLTVVNELSNAYDEVKDTPEFINEFKRLLKHFSGRPTPLYFCSNLTKKLGGAKLYLKREDLNHLGAHKVNNTIGQILLAKHMGKKKIIAETGAGQHGVATAATAALMGMECTIFMGETDIERQKLNVFRMEMMGAKVVPAMSGQRTLKEAVDEALGAWVADAQNTFYLLGSAVGPHPYPAMVRDFQSVIGKEARKQILELEGKLPDYLLACVGGGSNAIGLFYPFVGDEGVRMQGVEPAGRGMTPGNHAASLCLGEPGVLHGFRSYMLKDEKGEAAPVYSISAGLDYPSVGPEHSYLKDAGRAEYVAASDKEAVNAFFTLSREEGIIPALESSHALAQGLKLAPTLSSDKIIIVNLSGRGDKDVAQIQQMMQDGTISPE
- a CDS encoding GDSL-type esterase/lipase family protein, which translates into the protein MIFCFLGDSIVNGLRDEECKGWAGRLCSELCAAGKNVTCYNLGVRREKSLEVSQRWQAESAARELSFEETRYVFSYGTGDMAVREGKQGASIEEVEANTKKILESCQKSKTLFVGPPPVANPEHTARNSELSDRLQALCDEYSVPFCNMFEHIEDLTAYVQNVVASDGIHPSGAGYEMIAQAVASWKPWQDFVQD
- the rlmD gene encoding 23S rRNA (uracil(1939)-C(5))-methyltransferase RlmD, producing the protein MSENFHKGDLVELTVHGLAFGGRGVARTEGFVFFVEGALPGQRVEAKITRLKKRFGEAEATKCLEQGPHDIVAFCPHFGKCGGCSFQNLDYAEQLKWKRQFVVDSLSRLGGEEEPRVLETLASPETQEFRNKMEFAFTGGGSGSPLRLGLHKRGSDTSIVNVEHCGLQSKFAMEAVKATREFCAESGIPSYSPITGEGLWRFLVVREGKNTGQTMLHLITAPGPGQAVARALGGFLQERFPELTSFVHSSRKAKSALAFGERTQVALGEPEIEETVLGLNYRISPNSFFQTNTHAAELLYAKARDYAQLTGTETVWDLYCGSGGLSLVMAQKAKSVVGMEEVDSAVKDARINAEKNGLSNCRFLAGDVRKLLAEGTKKPDVVITDPPRRGMHADVVKAIMNAEPKKIVYVSCNPTTLSRDIQILSEKYALVEAQPVDLFPHSAHVECVALLELI